A section of the Streptomyces sp. CG1 genome encodes:
- a CDS encoding helicase-related protein yields MSLFDPQKLIAGARLRLPGHTEPVTVIQVQPGAYWEFLVKGDAGDYRSVSLPEDELPGIEVVDAGGERPYDSDARVFRLGVEARRIRTRFQNDMGALSVSSIEPLPHQLEAVYGRFLEEPRLRFLLADDPGAGKTIMTGLYIKELQLRSAADRVLIVAPANLGFQWQRELDERFRIAARRITRDTLDADPMANPWESDGVFIVSRDLLKTEAVLASFAAAQRPWDLAVLDEAHGYTLKVNKRGAIDNRTGRYKAAERVARHAERLLLLTATPHSGREESLWGLMRLLDRDAYGDRCPDRVEIMPHHYSRTTKEQMVDLRGRPLFRPRVAHTVAYTLDGAELDLYNRVSQFITQGLAEIRRERTDGGRASVSGFALTTMQRRLASSVRAICRTLQRRVERLERELEQPTATATDVGSPLLDKNTNGDRPEDERWALEEQALDQLSLFRDPEEIEAELGLLRPLLAQAEETALLGGEIKLQELWKILDQYGVGDDASKKLLVFTEHKDTLDFLVRELSPHFDVAVIHGGLRPAERVQAERDFREHAQIMIATEAAGEGINLQFCHLMVNYDIPWNPNRLEQRMGRVHRIGQTENVHIFNLVAANTKEGHVLATVLGKIETMRQNEALGDQVFDVIGEILSGYRLPELLEAVVSGERTSEDAAAQFGAEDGQFDEQLIARMRELSEKALVTGHIDWRIQRQETTRAEERRLPPEHLKRFFLDAVDHLHGQARERLDHASIRVTRTPDILIARDRDLGTLRQLQPTYERVTFDKSVAVQRLAQDAESGAPRAELCGPGHPLFEAILDLVIEQTASSLQRGAVFHDPGLSAPALLHILEGEVTDGHRSTVHRSMASVIEAAGEFLPTSGALYDLLPGRPAQPTGEGLAPARPESQLITWARANVYEARLCEVRERRARTADIQEEFLTTSFRTLLARYDAELLDLDEELEEGRAGAEGRHRKTELIRRTVLERRDRRIADTARTRQVDRGPVTVLAQALLLPPPASSSPVDVWAEHAANGRGLSDPEIERIAVQVSMDHEYAHGSEDLRSVEADNLGFDLVSQGAETTRYIEVKGRAGVGSVELTWSEYIAAGKFGPAYWLYVVLDCATDHPRLYRIQDPAVALAGKFRPTHEVRYSVAPGPVIEAAQAAGGDTQ; encoded by the coding sequence ATGTCACTTTTCGATCCGCAGAAGCTGATCGCGGGCGCACGGTTACGACTGCCGGGACACACCGAGCCTGTCACCGTGATCCAGGTCCAACCAGGTGCCTACTGGGAGTTTCTCGTCAAAGGCGACGCGGGGGACTACCGGAGTGTCAGTCTGCCCGAGGACGAGCTCCCGGGCATCGAGGTGGTCGACGCCGGCGGAGAGCGCCCGTACGATTCGGATGCGCGAGTCTTCCGGCTTGGCGTGGAAGCCCGCAGGATCCGCACACGCTTCCAGAACGACATGGGGGCTCTTTCCGTCTCCAGTATCGAGCCGCTGCCGCACCAACTCGAAGCCGTGTACGGCAGGTTCCTGGAAGAGCCCAGGCTGCGCTTCCTGCTCGCTGATGACCCTGGGGCCGGCAAGACCATCATGACCGGGCTCTACATTAAGGAGCTCCAACTCCGCAGTGCGGCCGACCGGGTGCTGATCGTCGCCCCCGCCAACCTCGGCTTCCAGTGGCAGCGCGAACTCGACGAGCGCTTCCGGATCGCGGCCCGCCGCATCACCAGGGACACCTTGGACGCGGACCCCATGGCCAACCCCTGGGAGTCCGACGGCGTTTTCATCGTCTCCCGCGATCTGCTGAAGACAGAGGCAGTCCTCGCGTCCTTCGCCGCCGCACAACGCCCTTGGGACCTGGCGGTCCTCGACGAAGCCCACGGCTACACCCTGAAGGTCAATAAGCGCGGGGCGATCGACAACCGCACCGGCCGGTACAAGGCCGCCGAGCGCGTGGCACGTCACGCTGAACGACTGCTGCTCCTCACGGCCACTCCGCACTCGGGCCGCGAGGAGTCCCTGTGGGGGCTGATGCGGCTGCTGGATCGCGACGCATACGGCGACCGGTGCCCCGACCGCGTAGAGATCATGCCGCACCACTACTCCAGGACCACCAAGGAACAGATGGTGGACCTGCGCGGCCGTCCCCTCTTCCGGCCACGCGTCGCGCACACGGTCGCATACACCCTCGATGGTGCCGAGCTCGACCTGTACAACCGGGTGTCGCAGTTCATCACCCAGGGTCTCGCCGAGATCCGTCGCGAGCGCACCGACGGCGGCCGTGCGTCTGTGTCCGGCTTCGCCCTGACGACCATGCAGCGTCGGCTGGCTTCTTCCGTACGGGCCATCTGCCGGACCTTGCAACGGCGTGTGGAGCGCCTGGAGCGGGAACTGGAGCAGCCGACAGCGACAGCCACGGACGTCGGCTCGCCCCTGCTGGACAAGAACACCAACGGTGACCGTCCCGAGGACGAGCGCTGGGCGCTCGAGGAACAGGCTCTCGATCAGCTCTCCCTCTTCAGAGACCCGGAGGAGATCGAGGCCGAACTCGGTCTTCTCCGCCCGCTGCTGGCGCAAGCCGAGGAGACGGCGCTTCTGGGCGGGGAGATCAAGCTGCAGGAGTTATGGAAGATCCTGGATCAGTACGGGGTCGGCGACGACGCCTCGAAGAAGCTCCTGGTTTTCACCGAGCACAAGGACACCCTGGACTTCCTGGTCCGCGAGCTGTCGCCGCACTTCGACGTGGCTGTCATCCACGGTGGCCTGCGTCCCGCGGAACGGGTACAGGCCGAGCGTGACTTCCGGGAACATGCGCAGATCATGATCGCCACCGAGGCAGCGGGCGAAGGGATCAACCTCCAGTTCTGCCACCTCATGGTCAACTACGACATCCCATGGAACCCCAACCGCCTTGAACAGCGTATGGGACGAGTGCACCGCATCGGTCAGACCGAGAACGTTCATATTTTCAATCTCGTCGCGGCCAACACCAAGGAGGGGCACGTACTGGCCACGGTGCTCGGAAAGATCGAGACCATGCGCCAGAACGAAGCTCTGGGGGACCAGGTCTTCGACGTCATCGGCGAAATACTGTCCGGCTACCGTCTCCCCGAACTACTCGAAGCCGTCGTATCAGGTGAGCGGACATCTGAGGACGCAGCAGCCCAATTCGGCGCAGAGGACGGTCAGTTCGACGAGCAGCTCATCGCGCGCATGCGCGAACTCTCGGAGAAGGCTCTGGTCACGGGCCACATAGACTGGCGGATACAGCGCCAGGAGACGACCCGGGCGGAGGAACGTCGGCTGCCTCCGGAACACCTCAAACGCTTCTTCCTCGACGCCGTCGACCATCTGCACGGCCAGGCGCGCGAGCGGCTGGACCACGCGAGTATCAGGGTCACCCGGACCCCAGACATCCTGATCGCCCGCGACCGTGATCTGGGTACGCTCCGCCAGCTGCAACCCACCTACGAGCGAGTCACCTTCGACAAGAGTGTCGCCGTGCAACGGCTGGCGCAGGACGCGGAGTCAGGGGCGCCCCGAGCGGAACTCTGCGGACCCGGACACCCTTTGTTCGAGGCGATCCTGGACCTGGTCATCGAGCAGACAGCGAGCTCACTGCAGCGCGGCGCCGTCTTTCATGATCCCGGACTCAGCGCTCCCGCACTGCTACACATCCTGGAAGGCGAAGTCACCGACGGACATCGCTCGACAGTCCACCGCAGCATGGCTTCCGTCATCGAGGCCGCCGGCGAGTTCCTCCCCACGAGCGGCGCACTGTACGACCTGCTGCCTGGGCGACCCGCACAGCCGACTGGAGAAGGGTTGGCGCCCGCCCGTCCGGAATCCCAGCTCATCACGTGGGCACGAGCCAATGTCTACGAGGCCCGACTGTGCGAGGTCCGAGAGCGCCGTGCACGCACGGCCGACATTCAAGAGGAGTTCCTGACTACCTCGTTCCGTACCCTGCTGGCCCGCTACGACGCCGAACTGCTCGATCTTGACGAGGAGTTGGAGGAAGGAAGAGCCGGCGCCGAGGGCCGTCATCGCAAGACGGAACTCATTCGGCGCACAGTGCTCGAACGCCGTGACAGGCGGATCGCGGACACGGCTCGCACGCGGCAAGTGGACCGCGGCCCTGTCACCGTTCTCGCGCAGGCACTGCTCCTGCCTCCGCCCGCGTCGTCCAGTCCTGTCGATGTCTGGGCCGAGCATGCGGCGAACGGGCGCGGACTCAGCGATCCTGAGATCGAACGGATAGCCGTCCAAGTCAGCATGGACCACGAATACGCACATGGCTCCGAAGACCTCAGGTCCGTCGAAGCCGACAACCTGGGCTTCGACCTCGTCTCCCAAGGGGCCGAGACCACCCGCTATATCGAGGTGAAGGGACGCGCCGGGGTGGGGTCCGTCGAGCTCACCTGGTCCGAGTACATCGCTGCCGGCAAGTTCGGTCCTGCCTACTGGCTTTACGTGGTGCTCGACTGCGCCACCGATCATCCTCGGCTCTACCGCATCCAGGACCCGGCCGTCGCCCTTGCCGGGAAATTCCGGCCCACGCATGAGGTGCGCTACAGCGTCGCCCCCGGACCCGTCATCGAAGCAGCGCAGGCCGCAGGAGGAGACACACAGTGA
- a CDS encoding helix-turn-helix domain-containing protein yields the protein MTVRIPRLAQLLGADFDGLDRSHLVELCDQRAAEDVDLDFKQDNTYTKDADGLDEFAKDVTAMANARGGLIVVGVTENDQGNAERLNPTAISDKLHNQLVQALRSRVFPFLPPDFRIRLIADSPTTPECGYILIGVPRSPVAPHAVRPTGGKGQQRYGYARRLGRTTAWLDESEIAALYRDRFKLAEDHSHRVTAQFEDDCAWLAAPVDGGIRLDISLVPTGRAERRIDRSFLQDVRGFLGALARPGGAPSAALSRDLLGHAPVIRRGRMRISGPGVHAVWHSDGSAHLQVDLTSEPAPTAEDAAAPVLNLTRLECSVLYGLHLVCAYAEWAGAYGDADVLAGTSSPAQVLLDRTPLNGTARFVPGVPVPSDTGSPCHRIGYLEALCNGSMQLRTMAHAISSDLLADYGVYEPTLLRPDATVRSQRLAQRERAEMEAWLASTSDSN from the coding sequence GTGACGGTGAGGATTCCCAGACTTGCTCAGTTGCTCGGCGCGGACTTCGACGGACTCGATCGAAGCCATCTGGTCGAGCTTTGCGACCAACGTGCGGCTGAAGACGTGGACCTGGACTTCAAGCAGGACAACACGTACACCAAGGACGCCGATGGACTGGACGAGTTCGCCAAGGACGTGACGGCCATGGCCAATGCGCGAGGCGGCCTGATCGTCGTCGGCGTCACCGAGAATGACCAGGGCAACGCGGAGCGTCTGAACCCCACCGCGATCAGCGACAAACTGCACAACCAACTCGTCCAGGCCCTACGCAGTCGTGTCTTCCCCTTCCTGCCCCCGGACTTCCGCATACGCCTGATCGCTGACAGTCCCACCACTCCGGAGTGTGGCTACATCCTGATCGGCGTTCCGCGTAGTCCGGTCGCCCCGCACGCCGTCCGCCCCACCGGAGGCAAGGGGCAGCAGCGGTACGGGTACGCGCGCCGTCTGGGCCGTACCACCGCCTGGCTGGACGAATCGGAGATCGCGGCCCTGTATCGCGACCGCTTCAAGCTGGCAGAAGACCACTCCCATCGGGTAACCGCACAGTTCGAAGACGACTGCGCATGGCTGGCTGCGCCCGTTGACGGCGGCATCAGACTGGACATTTCCCTGGTCCCCACGGGGCGAGCCGAGCGTCGCATAGACCGGAGTTTCCTCCAGGATGTGCGAGGGTTCCTCGGCGCATTGGCGCGTCCCGGGGGTGCACCGTCGGCCGCTCTGTCCCGCGACTTGCTGGGCCACGCCCCGGTGATACGCCGGGGCCGCATGCGGATCTCCGGACCTGGCGTCCACGCCGTCTGGCACTCCGACGGCAGTGCTCACCTTCAAGTCGACCTGACTTCGGAACCTGCGCCCACGGCAGAGGATGCAGCTGCCCCCGTGCTGAACCTCACTCGTCTGGAATGCAGCGTGCTCTACGGGCTTCATCTCGTGTGCGCCTATGCGGAGTGGGCCGGAGCCTACGGAGATGCCGATGTGCTCGCCGGCACTTCGTCTCCTGCCCAGGTGCTCCTAGACCGCACGCCGCTCAATGGAACCGCCCGCTTCGTGCCGGGGGTGCCGGTGCCGAGTGATACAGGAAGTCCGTGCCATCGCATCGGGTATCTGGAAGCCCTGTGCAATGGAAGCATGCAGCTGCGCACGATGGCTCACGCCATCTCGTCCGATCTGCTCGCCGACTACGGTGTGTACGAACCGACTCTGCTGAGGCCAGACGCAACCGTGCGGTCGCAGCGCCTCGCACAGCGCGAGCGGGCCGAGATGGAAGCGTGGCTCGCGTCCACGTCGGACTCGAACTGA
- a CDS encoding MerR family transcriptional regulator, with protein MRSIGEMARNSGLGVSALRFYDRADVLVPAWVDPVSGYRWYAPKQLEEARLLAHLRRAGMPLADIRLVLASWSGADTDLVRKLLKAHLRRLEQGLSDARSEFSALRALLDHRENVMTSLRIATARLSISAAELAAALDTVRFAASTDPELPMLGGVLFDIEGESLHVVATDRYRMAVAHAGIAGYDGSRVQVIVPTPLADAIRALLDSAGPVRLSVDDGRMTLEAGDRQAAGQCLDHDFPDYRRLLPQAAGRRTVVEVAAFRKALETGPVSSGEAGAHDLSVLRVEDGGTVALCTDGDEDPNRVAVNREFLLNALAAGARDRLILELGAPTTPIAIRRPDDEGTFSILMPVRLED; from the coding sequence ATGCGCAGCATTGGCGAGATGGCCCGCAACAGCGGCCTGGGCGTGAGCGCCCTGCGGTTCTACGACCGTGCCGATGTGCTGGTCCCAGCCTGGGTGGATCCGGTGAGCGGATACCGCTGGTACGCACCCAAGCAGCTCGAAGAGGCCCGGCTGCTGGCCCACTTGCGCCGAGCCGGGATGCCGCTGGCGGACATCCGGCTGGTGCTGGCCAGTTGGTCCGGTGCGGACACCGATCTGGTCCGGAAACTGCTCAAGGCGCACCTGCGCCGCCTAGAACAGGGACTGTCTGATGCCCGCAGCGAGTTCTCCGCGCTCCGAGCACTACTCGATCACAGGGAGAACGTCATGACTTCGCTCCGCATCGCCACCGCCCGGCTGTCCATCTCCGCGGCCGAGCTGGCAGCTGCGCTGGACACGGTCCGTTTCGCAGCGAGCACCGACCCGGAGCTGCCGATGCTCGGCGGGGTCCTGTTCGACATCGAGGGCGAGAGCCTCCACGTCGTGGCCACCGACCGGTACCGAATGGCTGTCGCGCACGCCGGTATCGCCGGGTACGACGGGAGCCGAGTGCAGGTCATTGTGCCTACCCCGCTCGCCGATGCGATACGGGCGCTATTGGACAGCGCGGGACCCGTGCGACTCTCTGTCGACGATGGCCGCATGACATTGGAGGCCGGGGACAGGCAGGCAGCCGGCCAGTGCCTCGACCACGATTTCCCAGACTACCGTCGTCTCCTCCCTCAGGCCGCAGGGCGCCGCACCGTAGTCGAGGTGGCGGCCTTCCGGAAGGCCCTGGAGACCGGTCCTGTCAGTTCCGGAGAGGCCGGAGCGCACGACCTCAGCGTGCTCAGGGTGGAGGATGGCGGCACGGTGGCCCTCTGCACCGACGGTGATGAAGACCCGAACCGCGTCGCCGTCAACCGTGAGTTCCTGCTGAACGCGCTGGCCGCCGGGGCCCGGGACCGACTGATTCTGGAGCTCGGCGCCCCCACAACGCCGATCGCGATCCGCCGACCCGACGACGAGGGCACCTTCTCGATCCTTATGCCGGTCCGCCTGGAGGACTGA
- a CDS encoding FAD-dependent oxidoreductase, whose protein sequence is MTAGERVVVVGAGVAGLTTAVVLAEAGTPVHVIAEQVPGITSLAAGAMWGPYLVEPKDKVDQWGRRSLEIFRKLAEDATTGVRLTGGIEASRTAEAAPDWATTLPGFRPCQPAELPAGFTAGYRFNVPLIDMPVYLDYLLRRLRDAGGAVERRRLALLADAGPASVIVNCAGLGAHDLVPDPDLRPIRGQHVVVTNPGLTEFFSEDTGPSPDLLCIYPHGDTAVLGGTSIDDEGDLAPDEKAAAGILARCAEVAPRLSQARVLEHRIGARPTRATVRVEEERWEDGTVIVHNYGHGGAGVTLSWGCAEETRDLLSVK, encoded by the coding sequence ATGACCGCAGGGGAGCGCGTTGTCGTTGTCGGGGCTGGGGTGGCAGGGCTCACCACGGCCGTCGTTCTCGCCGAGGCCGGGACTCCGGTGCACGTGATCGCCGAGCAGGTGCCCGGTATCACGTCGCTGGCAGCCGGTGCGATGTGGGGCCCGTACCTGGTCGAGCCGAAGGATAAGGTTGACCAGTGGGGACGGCGGTCTCTGGAGATCTTCCGGAAGCTGGCCGAGGACGCGACAACGGGCGTCCGGCTCACCGGTGGCATCGAAGCATCCCGCACGGCCGAGGCCGCGCCGGACTGGGCCACGACTCTGCCCGGTTTCCGGCCGTGCCAGCCGGCCGAACTTCCGGCCGGGTTCACAGCGGGTTACCGGTTCAACGTGCCGCTGATCGACATGCCCGTCTATCTCGACTACCTCCTGCGCCGACTGCGCGACGCCGGAGGAGCAGTCGAGCGGCGACGGCTGGCCTTGCTCGCGGATGCCGGTCCAGCCTCGGTGATCGTCAACTGCGCGGGCCTCGGCGCACACGACCTGGTTCCGGACCCTGACCTCCGGCCCATCCGTGGCCAGCACGTCGTCGTCACCAACCCGGGGCTGACCGAGTTCTTCTCCGAGGACACCGGCCCCTCGCCGGACCTGCTGTGCATCTACCCCCACGGCGACACCGCCGTCCTGGGCGGCACCTCCATCGACGACGAGGGCGACCTCGCTCCTGACGAAAAGGCGGCGGCCGGCATCCTCGCCCGCTGTGCCGAGGTCGCACCCCGCCTCTCCCAGGCCCGCGTCCTAGAACACAGGATCGGCGCTCGACCGACCCGTGCCACGGTCCGTGTGGAGGAGGAGCGGTGGGAAGACGGCACCGTGATCGTGCACAACTACGGGCACGGGGGCGCTGGCGTCACGCTGTCGTGGGGGTGCGCCGAGGAAACTCGGGACCTGCTTTCCGTCAAATGA
- a CDS encoding SMI1/KNR4 family protein — MHPAVERLAEMVPPGTPRRSRDWAAAERQLGTPLPDDYKELVETYGGGVFDETVWLLDPECPDEDYNLLHQATERAEILVDLWETEAKPAELQDADAQVLPWAYVEESGMYLYWLRQPGQKPNEWTVMLNEGRGPEWEHHASQCVPFLLSLLTGEAETEYFAELPLDTHSFDSNDDILE, encoded by the coding sequence ATGCACCCTGCCGTGGAACGCCTCGCTGAGATGGTCCCCCCGGGTACCCCGCGCCGTTCACGCGACTGGGCGGCCGCCGAGCGGCAACTCGGTACGCCCCTGCCGGACGACTACAAGGAACTCGTCGAAACCTATGGAGGCGGTGTCTTCGACGAGACCGTCTGGCTCCTGGACCCGGAGTGCCCAGACGAGGACTACAACCTTCTTCATCAGGCCACGGAGCGCGCGGAGATCCTCGTCGACCTGTGGGAGACCGAAGCCAAGCCGGCGGAACTTCAGGACGCCGACGCGCAGGTTCTGCCCTGGGCCTACGTCGAGGAAAGCGGCATGTACCTGTACTGGCTGCGTCAGCCGGGGCAGAAGCCGAACGAGTGGACGGTCATGCTCAACGAAGGCCGAGGCCCGGAATGGGAACACCACGCCAGCCAGTGCGTCCCCTTTCTTCTTTCCCTGCTGACCGGGGAGGCCGAGACCGAGTACTTCGCTGAGCTGCCCCTGGACACCCACAGCTTCGATTCCAACGACGACATTCTCGAGTAA